The Candidozyma auris chromosome 1, complete sequence genome includes a region encoding these proteins:
- the DPB2 gene encoding DNA polymerase epsilon noncatalytic subunit yields MSGPASLPVKLTPANIRPIAYRILSKKHGLNIQTDALSVLTDVIGLRFGAEWKGPRTQHFIEEIAKAWKLQDRGIFIDGPNLEQVVNELSKDKSLGKEGPQKASRSDTLMDIDSESHENNGEVLIKWTDYFAFITPDNQPNFVFDRVRKQFNSKPAVGSKLNSTLQASIDYFNSRYHLIVDRLSRHENFQKQSFSSLAAVNSTLNRDELKYEITLIKNVLGRDGGKFILFGLLSTNINGNYILEDATDHIELDFMHTLPTEGSFYTTGMFLIVEGIYSASGGSMNNDANVISGRFHVSNISHPPAERRDVGLKTYGYLDFMGIHGQVSSTLSGGGKLDKPLRKKLSALEKALGNHKLIYLGANCFLDDRKIMTGLKKFFGQLENSLIEQQGTEDQDSPLAIVMTGSFCSTPLTAVNGSNTQVSNSENYKSNFDELAALLTNFPVVIKTCKLVLMPGPNDPWQSSYSLGRESLTNLPQKPIPKVFLTRLERLLPKGNLIYGGNPMRINYISQEIVLYRDDLMNKLKRNDILFQEQLDAMAEADKENQEEGLNVKDMVGNQTGFLSPKIRQARQLVKTILDQGNLQPFLKDLKVIDPNYHHVLRIEPLPTSLVLFDSRFESFEVTYNGCKVANIGNLISNKNTKKLNFAEYYPSNKSYIFREQYF; encoded by the coding sequence ATGTCCGGCCCAGCGTCTCTTCCAGTCAAATTGACGCCTGCCAATATAAGACCCATAGCATATCGaatcttgtcaaaaaaacATGGTCTCAATATTCAAACAGATGCCCTCAGTGTTCTTACAGACGTGATCGGTCTTCGCTTCGGTGCCGAATGGAAGGGCCCAAGAACCCAGCACTttattgaagaaattgcaAAAGCATGGAAGCTTCAAGATAGAGGAATCTTTATCGATGGACCAAATCTAGAGCAAGTTGTGAACGAGTTAAGCAAGGACAAGAGCCTCGGCAAGGAGGGCCCTCAGAAGGCTCTGCGTTCTGATACTCTAATGGATATCGACTCAGAATCTCATGAGAACAACGGCGAGGTTCTCATCAAGTGGACCGACTACTTTGCCTTCATAACACCTGATAACCAGCCAAATTTTGTATTTGACAGGGTCAGGAAACAGTTCAATTCTAAGCCTGCTGTGGGCTCCAAGTTGAATAGCACGCTCCAGGCATCCATAGACTATTTTAACTCAAGATACCACCTTATCGTTGATCGTCTTTCAAGGCATGAAAACTTTCAAAAGCAgtctttctcaagtctAGCTGCTGTCAATAGCACCTTGAACAGAGACGAATTGAAGTATGAGATCACTCTCATAAAGAATGTGTTGGGTCGTGATGGTGGAAAGTTCATCTTGTTTGGTCTTCTATCTACAAACATAAACGGTAATTACATCCTTGAAGATGCTACAGATCACATTGAGCTTGATTTCATGCACACTCTACCCACGGAAGGCTCATTCTATACAACAGGAATGTTTCTCATTGTAGAGGGTATTTATTCCGCTTCTGGAGGATCTATGAATAATGACGCTAATGTCATAAGTGGTCGTTTTCACGTGTCTAATATAAGTCACCCTCCTGCTGAAAGACGAGATGTTGGTCTCAAGACCTATGGTTACTTAGACTTCATGGGAATCCATGGTCAGGTATCTTCTACCTTGAGTGGAGGCGGGAAACTTGATAAACCTCTTAGAAAGAAACTAAGTGCATTAGAAAAAGCACTAGGAAATCACAAACTAATATACCTCGGAGCAAATtgcttccttgatgataGAAAAATCATGACCGGATTAAAAAAGTTCTTCGGACAGCTAGAAAACAGCCTCATCGAACAACAAGGTACTGAGGATCAAGACTCTCCCTTGGCTATCGTCATGACGGGATCTTTCTGTTCCACGCCGCTTACGGCAGTAAATGGATCAAACACTCAAGTGTCGAACTCAGAAAACTACAAGAGCAATTTCGACGAGTTAGCGGCTCTTTTAACGAACTTTCCAGTTGTCATCAAGACCTGTAAGTTAGTCTTGATGCCGGGGCCCAACGATCCGTGGCAATCGTCATACTCACTAGGCAGGGAAAGCTTAACTAACTTGCCTCAGAAGCCCATTCCAAAGGTTTTTTTGACTCGTTTGGAGCGTCTCCTTCCGAAAGGAAACCTTATTTACGGAGGAAACCCTATGCGGATAAATTATATCTCTCAAGAAATTGTGCTTTACAGAGACGACCTCATGAATAAACTCAAGAGAAATGACATATTGtttcaagagcagcttgaCGCGATGGCTGAGGCAGATAAAGAGAACCAAGAGGAGGGCTTGAATGTCAAAGATATGGTGGGAAATCAAACAGGCTTCTTAAGTCCGAAGATTAGACAAGCCCGTCAATTGGTCAAAACtattcttgatcaaggaaacTTGCAgccttttttgaaagatttgaaagtAATTGATCCAAATTACCATCACGTCCTACGTATTGAACCTTTACCCACGTCACTAGTGCTTTTTGATTCACGGTTTGAATCCTTCGAGGTGACATACAATGGGTGCAAGGTTGCAAATATCGGTAATTTGatcagcaacaagaacacaaaaaaattgaattttGCTGAGTATTATCCAAGCAATAAGAGTTACATATTCAGGGAACAATATTTCTAG
- the BGL22 gene encoding Bgl22p, with amino-acid sequence MSIPEKVNLTTGTGWGSGPCVGNTGSVPRLGIPSLCLQDGPNGVRFTDFVTHFPSGLAAASTFNKELVYKRGKAIGREHRSKGVHIALGPSIGPIGLKAKGGRNWESFGADPYLQGIMGAQTVKGIQEEGVVAVAKHLIGNEQEHFRQVGEWDHGDYDRLDSSISSNIGDRAMHEVYLWPFADVIKAGVGGIMCAYNMVNNTYACENSQLLNYLLKEELAFQGFVVSDWGAQHTGVTSALSGLDMTMPGEVFDDWLGGKSYWGPLLTRAVYNKTIPQDRLNDMAARILAPFFSSEHLSLPSCEEVPNFSSWTHHTYGQQYPYQHFGAIVQ; translated from the coding sequence ATGTCCATTCCCGAAAAGGTAAACTTGACTACCGGCACCGGTTGGGGTTCAGGTCCATGTGTGGGTAACACTGGTTCCGTCCCTCGCCTCGGTATTCCTTCGTTGTGCTTACAAGATGGACCGAATGGAGTGAGGTTCACAGACTTCGTAACCCACTTTCCCTCTGGTTTGGCCGCTGCAAGtaccttcaacaaggagcTCGTGTACAAGCGTGGGAAGGCCATTGGACGCGAGCATCGTTCTAAAGGAGTTCACATCGCTCTTGGACCCTCGATTGGGCCTATCGGCCTCAAAGCTAAAGGTGGCCGAAACTGGGAAAGTTTTGGCGCAGACCCTTACTTGCAAGGAATCATGGGGGCCCAAACAGTCAAGGGAATTCAGGAAGAGGGTGTTGTTGCCGTTGCAAAGCACTTGATAGGTAATGAACAAGAGCATTTCAGACAAGTTGGCGAGTGGGACCACGGTGACTATGACAGACTTGATCTGTCGATCAGTTCCAACATTGGCGACAGAGCAATGCACGAAGTCTATTTGTGGCCATTTGCTGACGTTATCAAGGCCGGTGTTGGCGGGATAATGTGTGCTTACAATATGGTCAACAACACCTATGCCTGTGAAAATTCTCAGCTCCTCAACTACTTACTCAAGGAAGAACTTGCCTTCCAGGGATTTGTTGTGTCAGACTGGGGTGCTCAGCATACCGGAGTAACGTCGGCATTGTCTGGACTTGACATGACTATGCCTGGCGAAGTGTTTGATGACTGGCTCGGAGGAAAGTCTTACTGGGGACCACTTCTCACTAGAGCAGTTTACAATAAGACGATACCTCAGGATCGGCTCAACGACATGGCTGCCAGAATCCTAGctcctttcttctcatcagagcatctctctcttccctcttgtgaagaagtccCGAACTTTAGTTCCTGGACTCACCATACCTATGGCCAGCAGTATCCTTATCAGCACTTTGGAGCAATCGTGCAATAG
- the BET2 gene encoding Rab geranylgeranyltransferase BET2 → MSPLPFQRGKHIKYIQDLDSKATKQTYEYWLSEHLRLNGLYWGIMALDTMNALDALPQDEVLQFVVGCYDKEKGGFAPFPGHDAHMLTTLSGLQILFIYRRLDLIEGEKRDKIIDFVMQQRCADGSFKGDAFGEIDTRFVFAAVYILKMLGRLTHEVAEGATEFIMRCRNFDGGFGLLPGSESHAAQVYTSLGTLAICKNLDRIDSKTPSWLSERQVLPSGGFNGRPEKLPDACYSWWVLSSLEMLQKSHWINFELLEKFILECQDLDDGGFGDRPDNQTDVYHTCFAICGLSLMYSDKYGLKPVDPVYCMPTEITKLLPDN, encoded by the coding sequence ATGTCACCGCTCCCTTTTCAACGGGGGAAGCATATCAAATATATCCAAGATCTCGACTCAAAGGCCACTAAGCAAACGTATGAGTATTGGCTTCTGGAACATCTTCGCCTCAATGGCTTGTACTGGGGTATCATGGCTTTGGATACGATGAACGCGTTAGATGCCTTGCCCCAAGATGAAGTGCTCCAATTTGTTGTAGGCTGTTacgacaaagagaaaggagGGTTTGCTCCATTTCCAGGCCATGACGCTCATATGCTTACGACTCTATCTGGTTTGCAGATCTTATTTATATATCGTCGCCTTGACTTGATTGAgggagagaagagagatAAGATCATCGACTTCGTCATGCAACAACGCTGCGCTGATGGCTCTTTTAAAGGTGATGCTTTTGGTGAAATAGATACAAGATTTGTATTCGCTGCCGTTTACATTCTTAAGATGTTGGGCAGACTAACACACGAAGTTGCAGAGGGAGCTACAGAATTTATCATGCGTTGCCGAAACTTCGATGGAGGTTTTGGACTACTACCAGGATCTGAATCACACGCTGCACAAGTATACACGAGTCTTGGAACATTAGCTATTTGCAAGAATTTGGATAGAATTGACAGCAAGACACCCAGCTGGCTCAGTGAAAGACAGGTTTTGCCATCGGGTGGTTTTAATGGAAGACCGGAGAAGCTTCCTGATGCCTGCTACAGCTGGTGGGTTCTACTGTCACTCGaaatgttgcaaaaatcaCATTGGATTaattttgagcttcttgagaaattcATATTAGAATGTCAAGATCTCGACGATGGTGGATTTGGCGATAGACCCGATAATCAAACTGACGTTTATCACACCTGTTTTGCCATTTGTGGCTTGAGTTTGATGTACAGTGATAAGTATGGATTGAAACCGGTGGATCCAGTGTATTGTATGCCCACAGAAATTACAAAATTATTACCGGATAATTAA